From a single Streptomyces sp. NBC_01264 genomic region:
- a CDS encoding HelD family protein: MPAHAHVTDPDAASASGEAATDPLGRERAHLAASRSALRAMREDVENLDIRDVTANWVNAIVLQAQIDDRIKALADLAHTPLFFGRLNYLHAPGAELAEGAEGEQFYIGRRHVHDAGGDPMVIDWRAPVSQPFYRASKNDPQDIGLRRRFGYTGGELTAYEDEHLSDPAEAAAVSKLLQQEIERPRVGPMRDIVATIQPEQDEIVRSGLSGSVCVQGGPGTGKTAVGLHRVAYLLYAHRDRLARTGTLVIGPNRSFLHYIEQVLPALGELEVKQATVEDLVTRADLEVRGADAAETAVVKGDARMAEVLRRAVHSHVSEPVEPLMVVRGSRRWRVPAYEIAEIVAELQNRDIRYGAARDALPQRIAHAVLVRMEQAGEAPDDRVQDAVARNPAVKAVVKAVWPLVEPAKLVLRLLSDAEFLAEHADGILSPHEQSLLLWAKPARSVKSVKWSAADLVLIDETTDLVERTHSLGHVVIDEAQDLSPMQYRAVGRRCTTGSATVLGDLAQGTTPWATRSWDEALGHLGKPGAVLEELTAGFRVPREVIAYASRLLPTISPGLSPVSSVRETPGSLIVSEVPSDLPAAVIAACRASLVHEGSIGLIAADARIPELAEALLAAGLPYLSPGQETTAESRLTLVPASLAKGLEYDYVVLHEPAEVVAGEPDERTGLRRLYVCLTRAVSGLTVLHTSPLPQPLTTTAP, translated from the coding sequence GTGCCCGCGCACGCCCACGTCACAGACCCCGACGCCGCATCAGCATCCGGCGAGGCCGCCACCGACCCCCTGGGCCGCGAGCGCGCCCACCTCGCCGCCTCCCGGTCCGCACTCCGCGCGATGCGCGAGGACGTCGAGAACCTCGACATCCGCGACGTCACCGCGAACTGGGTCAACGCGATCGTCCTCCAGGCCCAGATCGACGACCGGATCAAGGCGCTGGCCGACCTCGCCCACACCCCGCTCTTCTTCGGCCGCCTCAACTACCTGCATGCGCCCGGCGCGGAGCTCGCCGAGGGCGCGGAGGGCGAGCAGTTCTACATCGGCCGCCGCCACGTCCACGACGCCGGCGGCGATCCGATGGTGATCGACTGGCGCGCACCGGTCTCCCAGCCCTTCTACCGCGCCTCCAAGAACGACCCGCAGGACATCGGGCTGCGCCGCCGCTTCGGTTACACGGGCGGCGAGCTGACGGCGTACGAGGACGAGCACCTCTCCGACCCCGCCGAGGCGGCGGCCGTCAGCAAGCTGCTCCAGCAGGAGATCGAGCGCCCGCGCGTCGGCCCCATGCGCGACATCGTGGCGACGATCCAGCCCGAGCAGGACGAGATCGTCCGCTCCGGCCTGTCGGGCTCCGTCTGCGTGCAGGGCGGCCCCGGCACCGGCAAGACGGCCGTCGGCCTGCACCGTGTCGCGTACCTCCTCTACGCGCACCGCGACCGCCTCGCCCGTACCGGCACCCTGGTCATCGGGCCGAACCGTTCCTTCCTGCACTACATCGAGCAGGTCCTGCCCGCCCTCGGCGAGCTCGAGGTGAAGCAGGCCACGGTCGAGGATCTGGTCACCCGCGCGGACCTGGAGGTACGCGGAGCGGACGCCGCCGAAACCGCCGTGGTCAAGGGCGACGCCCGGATGGCGGAGGTACTGCGCCGCGCGGTCCACTCGCACGTGTCGGAGCCCGTCGAACCCCTGATGGTGGTCCGCGGATCGCGCCGCTGGCGGGTGCCCGCGTACGAGATCGCCGAGATCGTCGCCGAACTCCAGAACCGCGACATCCGCTACGGCGCCGCCCGCGACGCCCTCCCGCAGCGGATCGCACACGCGGTCCTCGTCCGCATGGAGCAGGCGGGCGAGGCGCCGGACGACCGGGTCCAGGACGCGGTGGCGCGCAATCCCGCCGTGAAGGCCGTGGTCAAGGCGGTGTGGCCGCTGGTGGAACCGGCGAAGCTGGTACTGCGCCTCCTCTCCGACGCGGAATTCCTCGCGGAGCACGCGGACGGAATCCTCTCTCCGCACGAGCAGTCGCTGCTCCTCTGGGCGAAGCCGGCGCGCAGCGTGAAATCGGTGAAGTGGTCCGCGGCGGACCTGGTCCTCATCGACGAGACGACCGACCTGGTGGAGCGCACGCACTCGCTCGGCCATGTCGTCATCGACGAGGCGCAGGACCTGTCCCCGATGCAGTACCGGGCGGTGGGCCGGCGCTGCACGACCGGCTCCGCGACGGTGCTCGGGGACCTCGCGCAGGGCACGACCCCGTGGGCGACGCGCAGCTGGGACGAGGCGCTGGGGCACCTGGGCAAGCCGGGCGCGGTGCTGGAGGAACTGACGGCGGGCTTCCGCGTGCCGCGCGAGGTGATCGCCTACGCCTCGCGGCTGCTGCCGACGATCTCACCGGGCCTGTCACCGGTCTCCTCGGTCCGCGAGACCCCGGGCTCGCTGATCGTCTCGGAGGTTCCCTCCGACCTCCCGGCGGCGGTGATCGCGGCCTGCCGGGCCTCTCTCGTGCACGAGGGGTCGATCGGGCTGATCGCGGCGGACGCGCGGATCCCGGAGCTGGCGGAGGCCCTGCTCGCGGCGGGCCTGCCCTACCTCTCGCCGGGCCAGGAGACGACTGCGGAGTCCCGCCTGACGCTGGTGCCGGCGTCCCTCGCGAAGGGTCTGGAGTACGACTACGTGGTCCTCCACGAGCCGGCGGAGGTCGTCGCGGGCGAACCCGACGAACGCACGGGCCTGCGCCGCCTCTACGTCTGCCTGACCCGAGCCGTCTCTGGCCTCACGGTCCTCCACACAAGCCCTCTCCCGCAGCCCCTGACCACCACCGCCCCCTGA
- a CDS encoding copper homeostasis protein CutC: protein MSNRALLEVIALDVEDAVAAQAGGADRLELVTDMAADGLTPPRETFAAIRAAVDIRLRVMLRKADGFSAGSAQDVERLVEEARALRAEGAEEFVLGFLNPDGSPDLTAVEAVVAELGGCGWTFHRAIDRAADRDQLRKAVSDLPGLDTYLTAGAAGGVDEGLPTLLEEAAKSGTAGYEPRILVGGGLTLAHLPVLREAGIDAFHIGSAARPSGWDRPVSAAAVTSWRTSLS, encoded by the coding sequence ATGAGCAACCGTGCGCTCCTGGAGGTGATCGCCCTCGACGTGGAGGACGCGGTCGCGGCCCAGGCCGGTGGGGCGGACCGACTCGAACTGGTCACCGACATGGCCGCCGACGGGCTCACCCCGCCGCGCGAGACCTTCGCGGCGATCCGGGCGGCGGTCGACATCCGGCTGCGCGTGATGCTCCGGAAGGCCGACGGCTTCTCGGCGGGCTCCGCGCAGGACGTGGAACGCCTGGTGGAGGAGGCGCGGGCGCTGCGTGCGGAGGGGGCGGAGGAGTTCGTGCTGGGCTTCCTGAACCCCGACGGCAGTCCCGACCTGACCGCCGTGGAGGCGGTCGTGGCGGAACTCGGCGGCTGCGGGTGGACCTTCCACCGCGCGATCGACCGCGCGGCGGACCGGGACCAGCTCCGCAAGGCGGTCTCGGATCTGCCCGGGCTCGACACCTACCTGACCGCGGGGGCGGCGGGCGGGGTCGACGAGGGCCTGCCGACGCTGCTGGAGGAGGCGGCGAAGTCCGGCACCGCCGGGTACGAGCCGCGGATCCTGGTCGGCGGCGGGCTTACGCTCGCCCACCTCCCGGTGCTGCGCGAGGCGGGCATCGACGCCTTCCACATCGGCAGCGCGGCGAGGCCCTCCGGGTGGGACCGGCCGGTGTCCGCGGCGGCGGTGACGTCCTGGCGGACGTCCCTGAGCTAG
- a CDS encoding HD domain-containing protein, with translation MTSAMTSDTQREQDLRARWHATTAAAGAAPDRDPAPYADRLLTAWAEPQRRYHTTAHLADVLARIDVLAAEAEGADEEATDRPSVDLAAWFHDAVYRPDRSENEERSAALAERALPELGIDGARTAEVARLVRLTITHDPAPGDANGELLCDADLGVLAGTPHEYAAYAAAVRAEYGFVPDEAFREGRAAVLRQLLELPRLFRTAYGAAHWEAPARANLAAELAELSSRN, from the coding sequence ATGACATCCGCCATGACTTCCGACACGCAGCGCGAGCAGGACCTCCGCGCGCGCTGGCACGCCACCACCGCCGCCGCCGGAGCCGCCCCCGACCGCGACCCCGCCCCCTACGCCGACCGCCTCCTCACCGCCTGGGCGGAGCCGCAGCGCAGGTACCACACCACCGCGCACCTGGCCGACGTACTCGCACGCATCGACGTACTGGCGGCGGAGGCGGAAGGAGCGGACGAGGAAGCAACCGACCGCCCCTCCGTGGACCTCGCCGCCTGGTTCCACGACGCCGTCTACCGCCCCGACCGCTCCGAGAACGAGGAGCGCAGCGCCGCCCTCGCCGAGCGGGCCCTGCCCGAGCTCGGCATCGACGGGGCCCGCACCGCCGAGGTGGCCCGCCTCGTCCGGCTCACGATCACCCACGACCCCGCCCCCGGCGACGCCAACGGCGAGCTGCTCTGCGACGCCGACCTGGGCGTCCTCGCGGGCACGCCGCACGAGTACGCCGCCTACGCGGCCGCCGTGCGCGCCGAGTACGGCTTCGTCCCCGACGAGGCCTTCCGCGAGGGCCGCGCCGCCGTACTGCGCCAGCTGCTGGAGCTGCCCCGCCTCTTCCGCACCGCGTACGGGGCCGCGCACTGGGAGGCCCCGGCCCGCGCCAACCTGGCCGCCGAGCTCGCGGAACTGAGCTCGCGGAACTGA
- a CDS encoding Cmx/CmrA family chloramphenicol efflux MFS transporter — MPVAVYILGLSVFALGTSEFMLSGLLPPIAEDMGVTIPQAGLLISAFAIGMVVGAPLLAVATLRLPRRTTLLSLISLFGLGQVAGALAPSYELLFASRIVSALACAGFWAVGAAVAIAMVEQHQRARAMAVMIGGLSIANVLGVPAGAFLGEHLGWRSAFWAVGAASAVALVGILALIPRIPLPAEKPTLARELRIYRDRQVWLSIGVTALAAGGVFCAFSYLSPLLTDVAGLDSQWVPWILGLFGIGALVGTVLGGRIADAHLFGVMLWGITASTVFLAVLALLASTAAAAIALSFLIGFSAFFTAPALNARMFNVAGAAPTLAGATTTAAFNLGNTGGPWLGGTVIDAGYGYSATAWAGGAMTVTAIALGLAALRLDRRTGSRAARPTRVVATSTPSPVPTPSDVTEKV; from the coding sequence ATGCCCGTCGCCGTCTACATCCTCGGCCTCTCCGTCTTCGCACTCGGCACCAGCGAGTTCATGCTCTCCGGGCTGCTGCCACCCATCGCCGAGGACATGGGCGTCACCATCCCCCAGGCGGGCCTGCTCATATCCGCCTTCGCGATCGGCATGGTCGTCGGTGCGCCGCTGCTCGCCGTCGCCACGCTGCGGCTGCCCCGGCGCACCACGCTGCTCTCGCTGATCAGCCTCTTCGGCCTCGGGCAGGTCGCGGGCGCGCTGGCCCCCTCCTACGAGCTGCTCTTCGCCTCCCGCATCGTCTCCGCGCTCGCCTGCGCCGGCTTCTGGGCGGTCGGCGCCGCCGTGGCCATCGCCATGGTCGAGCAGCACCAGCGGGCCCGCGCGATGGCCGTCATGATCGGCGGCCTCTCCATCGCCAACGTCCTCGGCGTCCCGGCCGGCGCGTTCCTCGGTGAGCACCTCGGCTGGCGCTCCGCGTTCTGGGCGGTGGGCGCGGCCTCCGCCGTCGCGCTGGTCGGCATCCTCGCGCTGATCCCCCGGATCCCGCTGCCCGCCGAGAAGCCGACGCTCGCGCGCGAGCTGCGCATCTACCGCGACCGGCAGGTGTGGCTGTCGATCGGCGTCACCGCGCTCGCCGCGGGCGGCGTCTTCTGCGCCTTCAGCTACCTGTCCCCGCTGCTCACGGACGTGGCCGGGCTCGACTCGCAGTGGGTCCCCTGGATCCTCGGCCTCTTCGGCATCGGCGCGCTGGTGGGCACCGTGCTGGGCGGGCGGATCGCCGACGCGCACCTGTTCGGGGTGATGCTGTGGGGCATCACCGCCTCCACCGTCTTCCTGGCGGTGCTGGCCCTGCTGGCCTCCACGGCGGCGGCCGCGATCGCCCTCTCCTTCCTGATCGGCTTCTCGGCGTTCTTCACCGCGCCGGCGCTCAACGCCCGCATGTTCAACGTCGCGGGCGCCGCCCCCACCCTGGCCGGCGCGACCACCACGGCCGCGTTCAACCTGGGCAACACCGGCGGCCCCTGGCTCGGCGGCACCGTCATCGACGCCGGGTACGGCTACTCCGCCACCGCCTGGGCGGGCGGCGCGATGACCGTCACCGCGATCGCCCTGGGCCTCGCAGCCCTCCGCCTGGACCGGCGTACGGGGTCCCGCGCGGCCCGCCCGACGCGCGTGGTGGCCACCTCGACCCCGTCCCCGGTTCCGACCCCGTCGGACGTGACCGAGAAGGTCTGA
- a CDS encoding SMI1/KNR4 family protein gives MTETIIGDRRFPPALADVSRVAFDYRVFGQDGTGGLAALWCVRPGLPLAGQPVVFMGSEGEVGVVAGNLSDFLWVLADGLGPLEAALYPDREARPDAALSELALRHAATPHRPAREILAEARAEFPTFEDDLFALCR, from the coding sequence GTGACAGAGACGATCATCGGCGACCGCCGCTTCCCGCCCGCCCTGGCCGACGTGTCCCGGGTCGCCTTCGACTACCGGGTCTTCGGCCAGGACGGGACCGGCGGTCTCGCCGCGCTCTGGTGCGTCCGGCCGGGGTTGCCGCTCGCCGGGCAGCCCGTGGTGTTCATGGGCTCCGAGGGCGAGGTCGGTGTGGTGGCCGGGAACCTGTCCGACTTCCTGTGGGTGCTGGCGGACGGCCTCGGGCCGCTCGAAGCGGCCCTGTACCCGGACCGGGAAGCCCGCCCGGACGCCGCCCTGTCCGAGCTCGCCCTGCGGCACGCGGCGACCCCGCACAGGCCCGCCCGCGAGATCCTCGCCGAGGCGCGGGCGGAGTTCCCGACCTTCGAGGACGACCTCTTCGCGCTCTGCCGCTGA
- a CDS encoding DUF4031 domain-containing protein, protein MTVYIDPPDWPGHGRMWSHLVSDASFEELHAFAESIGCPPKAFERDHYDVPEQRYADAVAAGAVEIGSKELVRRITAAGLRRPKGRPAA, encoded by the coding sequence GTGACGGTGTACATCGACCCGCCCGACTGGCCGGGGCACGGCCGCATGTGGTCGCACCTGGTCAGCGACGCCTCGTTCGAGGAACTGCACGCCTTCGCGGAGTCGATCGGCTGCCCGCCCAAGGCCTTCGAACGCGACCACTACGACGTCCCGGAGCAGCGCTACGCGGACGCGGTGGCCGCAGGCGCGGTGGAGATCGGCAGCAAGGAGCTGGTCCGCAGGATCACGGCCGCCGGGCTGCGCCGGCCCAAGGGGCGGCCGGCGGCGTAG
- a CDS encoding MurR/RpiR family transcriptional regulator — MSENVKETFSGGAGASAPAPVPAPAALRARVRSLGPSMTRSMQAVAETVAEDPAGCAALTVTDLAARTGTSEATVVRTARLLGYAGYRDLRLALAALAAQQESGAAPAVTVDIAVDDSLADVVAKLAQEEAQTLADTAAGLDVAALGSAVAALAAARRIEIYGVGASGLVAQDLAQKLSRIGLIAHAHNDPHLAVTTAVLLRPGDVAVAVTHSGGTGDVIEPLRTAFERGATTIALTARAGSPVVHYADLVLATSAARETQLRPAAMSSRTSQLLVVDCLFVGVAQQTYETAAPALAASYEALAPRHHTPVPTTQRGSTAR, encoded by the coding sequence GTGAGCGAGAACGTGAAAGAAACCTTCAGCGGCGGGGCGGGCGCAAGCGCACCCGCCCCCGTCCCCGCCCCCGCCGCCCTGCGGGCCCGCGTCCGCAGTCTCGGCCCCTCGATGACCCGCTCCATGCAGGCCGTCGCCGAGACCGTCGCCGAGGACCCCGCCGGATGCGCCGCGCTCACCGTCACCGACCTCGCCGCCCGCACCGGCACCAGTGAGGCCACCGTCGTCCGCACCGCCCGCCTCCTCGGCTACGCCGGCTACCGCGACCTGCGCCTCGCGCTCGCCGCGCTCGCCGCCCAGCAGGAATCCGGCGCGGCCCCCGCCGTCACCGTGGACATAGCCGTCGACGACTCCCTCGCCGACGTGGTCGCCAAACTGGCCCAGGAGGAGGCGCAGACCCTCGCCGACACCGCCGCCGGACTCGACGTCGCCGCCCTCGGCTCGGCCGTCGCCGCCCTCGCGGCCGCCCGCCGCATCGAGATCTACGGCGTCGGCGCCTCCGGCCTCGTCGCCCAGGACCTCGCGCAGAAGCTGTCGCGCATCGGCCTGATCGCCCACGCCCACAACGACCCGCACCTGGCCGTCACCACCGCCGTGCTGCTGCGCCCCGGCGACGTCGCCGTCGCCGTCACGCACTCCGGCGGCACCGGCGACGTCATCGAGCCGCTGCGGACCGCCTTCGAGCGCGGGGCCACCACCATCGCGCTCACGGCCCGCGCGGGCTCCCCCGTCGTCCACTACGCCGACCTCGTGCTGGCCACCTCCGCCGCCCGCGAGACCCAGCTGCGCCCGGCGGCCATGTCGAGCCGGACCAGCCAGCTCCTCGTCGTCGACTGCCTGTTCGTGGGCGTCGCCCAGCAGACCTACGAGACCGCGGCACCCGCGCTCGCGGCCTCGTACGAGGCGCTCGCGCCCCGCCACCACACCCCCGTACCCACCACCCAGCGGGGCAGCACCGCCCGCTAG
- the murQ gene encoding N-acetylmuramic acid 6-phosphate etherase has translation MTAYAELRAQLATLTTEAFRPELAEIDRLPTLEIARLMNAEDATVPAAVAGELETIAAAIDGIAERMARGGRLIYAGAGTAGRMGVLDASECPPTFNTDPSEVVGLIAGGPSAMVKAVEGAEDSRELAAEDLTALALTADDTVIGISASGRTPYAIGAVEFARERGALTVGLSCNAGSALAAAADHGIEVVVGPELLTGSTRLKAGTAQKLVLNLISTLTMIRLGKTYGNLMVDMRSSNEKLRARARRIVSLATGAPDAEIEAALTASDGEVKQAILVILGGVDGSTAGELLTASKGHLRDALAQTPTR, from the coding sequence ATGACCGCGTACGCCGAACTCCGCGCCCAGCTCGCCACCTTGACCACCGAGGCCTTCCGCCCCGAACTGGCCGAGATCGACCGGCTGCCCACCCTGGAGATCGCCCGCCTGATGAACGCCGAGGACGCCACCGTCCCGGCCGCCGTCGCCGGCGAGCTGGAGACGATCGCCGCCGCCATCGACGGGATCGCCGAGCGGATGGCCCGCGGCGGGCGCCTGATCTACGCGGGCGCCGGTACCGCCGGGCGGATGGGCGTACTGGACGCCAGCGAGTGCCCGCCCACCTTCAACACCGACCCCTCCGAGGTCGTCGGCCTGATCGCGGGCGGCCCCTCCGCCATGGTCAAGGCCGTCGAAGGCGCCGAGGACTCCAGGGAACTGGCCGCCGAGGACCTGACCGCGCTGGCCCTGACCGCCGACGACACCGTCATCGGGATCTCCGCCTCCGGCCGCACCCCGTACGCGATCGGCGCCGTCGAGTTCGCCCGGGAGCGCGGCGCGCTCACCGTCGGCCTGTCCTGCAACGCCGGCTCCGCGCTCGCCGCGGCCGCCGACCACGGCATCGAGGTCGTCGTCGGCCCCGAACTCCTCACCGGCTCCACCCGCTTGAAGGCCGGCACCGCGCAGAAGCTCGTACTCAACCTCATCTCGACCCTCACGATGATCCGGCTCGGCAAGACGTACGGAAACCTGATGGTCGACATGCGCTCCTCCAACGAGAAGCTGCGCGCCCGCGCCCGCCGCATCGTCTCGCTGGCCACCGGCGCCCCCGACGCCGAGATCGAGGCCGCGCTCACCGCGTCCGACGGCGAGGTCAAGCAGGCCATCCTCGTCATCCTCGGCGGGGTCGACGGCTCCACGGCCGGCGAACTGCTCACCGCCTCCAAGGGGCACCTCCGGGACGCCCTCGCGCAGACCCCCACCCGCTAG
- a CDS encoding PTS transporter subunit EIIC, producing the protein MSTDKNRATAAAILPLVGGPDNVVSIAHCMTRLRITLRDRSLVQDEALKALPAVMGVVEDDTYQIVLGPGTVARVTPEFEALVAEGRSAAPAADAPAPAGTGHTADELAAQGAAIKNAQKAKNSTPFKLFLRRIANIFVPLIPALIGCGIIAGLNGFLTNMGWVPAVVPALAAMASGFMSLIAVFVGYNTAKEFGGTAILGGAVAAIIVFPGVAKIDAFGQQLSPGQGGVLGALAAALLAVQVEKWCRKWVPEALDVLVTPTLTVLITGLVTIFGLMFVAGEVSSAIGTFATWLLATGGAFAGLVLGGLFLPLVMLGLHQALIPIHTTLIEQTGYTVLLPILAMAGAGQVGAAIAVYYKLPRNRSIRATIKSALPAGFLGVGEPLIYGVSLPLGRPFVTACIGGAAGGAFVGLFNQLGTAFGSTAIGPSGWALFPLLDGKSGMGMTIAIYAGGLAVGYLVGFAATYFFGFTRQMLTEFNSDPDTRTAPEAAPAAPAGPVADAAPVPVGR; encoded by the coding sequence ATGTCCACTGACAAGAACCGCGCCACAGCCGCCGCGATCCTTCCTCTGGTCGGCGGTCCGGACAACGTCGTATCCATCGCGCACTGCATGACCCGCCTGCGGATCACCCTGCGCGACCGCTCCCTGGTCCAGGACGAGGCCCTCAAGGCCCTCCCCGCCGTGATGGGCGTCGTCGAGGACGACACGTACCAGATCGTGCTGGGACCGGGCACCGTCGCCCGCGTCACCCCCGAGTTCGAGGCCCTGGTCGCGGAGGGCCGCTCGGCCGCGCCGGCGGCCGACGCCCCGGCCCCCGCCGGCACCGGTCACACCGCCGACGAACTCGCGGCCCAGGGCGCGGCCATCAAGAACGCCCAGAAGGCGAAGAACTCCACCCCCTTCAAACTGTTCCTGCGCCGCATCGCGAACATCTTCGTCCCGCTGATCCCCGCCCTGATCGGCTGCGGCATCATCGCCGGACTGAACGGGTTCCTCACCAACATGGGCTGGGTGCCGGCCGTGGTCCCGGCGCTCGCCGCGATGGCGAGCGGGTTCATGTCCCTGATCGCGGTCTTCGTCGGCTACAACACGGCCAAGGAGTTCGGCGGCACCGCCATCCTCGGCGGTGCGGTCGCCGCGATCATCGTCTTCCCCGGCGTCGCGAAGATCGACGCCTTCGGCCAGCAGCTCTCCCCAGGCCAGGGCGGCGTACTCGGCGCACTGGCGGCCGCGCTGCTCGCCGTCCAGGTGGAGAAGTGGTGCCGCAAGTGGGTCCCGGAGGCGCTGGACGTCCTGGTCACCCCCACCCTGACCGTCCTGATCACCGGCCTCGTCACCATCTTCGGCCTGATGTTCGTCGCCGGTGAGGTCTCCTCCGCCATCGGCACCTTCGCCACCTGGCTGCTCGCCACCGGCGGCGCCTTCGCGGGCCTGGTCCTCGGCGGACTCTTCCTCCCGCTGGTCATGCTGGGCCTGCACCAGGCCCTGATCCCCATCCACACCACCCTGATCGAGCAGACGGGCTATACGGTCCTGCTCCCCATCCTCGCCATGGCGGGCGCGGGCCAGGTCGGCGCGGCCATCGCCGTCTACTACAAGCTCCCCCGCAACCGCTCGATCCGCGCCACCATCAAGTCCGCCCTCCCGGCCGGCTTCCTGGGCGTGGGCGAACCCCTCATCTACGGCGTCTCCCTCCCCCTGGGCCGCCCCTTCGTCACCGCCTGCATCGGCGGCGCCGCGGGCGGAGCCTTCGTGGGCCTCTTCAACCAGCTCGGCACCGCCTTCGGCTCCACCGCGATCGGCCCCTCGGGCTGGGCCCTCTTCCCCCTCCTCGACGGCAAGTCGGGCATGGGGATGACCATCGCGATCTACGCGGGCGGCCTGGCCGTCGGCTACCTCGTGGGCTTCGCCGCCACCTACTTCTTCGGCTTCACCCGGCAGATGCTGACCGAGTTCAACTCGGACCCGGACACGCGGACGGCCCCCGAGGCCGCACCGGCGGCGCCCGCCGGGCCCGTGGCGGACGCGGCGCCCGTCCCCGTGGGCCGCTGA